A portion of the Corynebacterium jeikeium genome contains these proteins:
- a CDS encoding iron ABC transporter permease, translated as MQTTANKTSPFRQAAVFIGLALALVLAIGWSASVGQFGATIGESLSSMVRLVFNGGLGDAPEPIDTVLWQVRLPRIALACLVGAGLALAGVALQAVFGNPLAEPGLIGVSSGAAVGAATATVLGTAAGLSGVLGGVLSVFASSWAIAVSAFIGGAVATAIVAANAHGGRDIARIILVGVAVNSICGGLVSLLTFVASTAARDRIVFWQMGSFASATWTQVVIITLVTVPAVIAMWVSYRKLDILSLGEAQARHLGINVVTLRRAIIFGTSLVVAAGVAFSGIIVFIGLVVPHAARLLLGPAHRTLIPACILGGALATTLADLAARTMITGADLPLGMLTSIVGGPLFFWLLLRSKRAVH; from the coding sequence ATGCAGACAACCGCGAACAAAACTAGTCCGTTCAGACAGGCGGCCGTTTTCATTGGGCTCGCCCTAGCGCTTGTGCTGGCAATAGGTTGGTCGGCCTCCGTGGGGCAGTTCGGCGCCACCATCGGCGAATCACTGAGCTCAATGGTGAGGCTAGTGTTCAATGGCGGTCTCGGTGACGCGCCAGAGCCCATCGACACCGTGCTGTGGCAAGTGCGATTGCCGCGCATCGCGCTGGCCTGCCTCGTTGGTGCGGGACTAGCCCTCGCGGGTGTGGCGCTGCAAGCGGTGTTCGGCAACCCGCTTGCCGAACCCGGCCTCATCGGCGTTTCCTCCGGCGCCGCGGTCGGCGCTGCCACCGCCACAGTTTTGGGCACCGCCGCCGGGCTTTCCGGAGTGCTCGGCGGAGTGTTGAGTGTCTTCGCCAGCAGCTGGGCCATTGCGGTCTCAGCTTTTATCGGTGGCGCGGTAGCCACGGCTATTGTGGCCGCCAATGCGCACGGTGGCCGCGATATCGCCCGAATCATTCTGGTCGGTGTGGCTGTGAACTCCATCTGCGGTGGTCTGGTGTCGCTCCTGACATTCGTAGCCTCCACAGCTGCCCGCGACCGCATTGTGTTCTGGCAGATGGGCTCGTTTGCCAGCGCCACCTGGACGCAGGTTGTCATCATTACGCTGGTGACAGTTCCGGCCGTAATTGCCATGTGGGTCAGCTACCGCAAGCTGGACATTCTGAGTCTTGGTGAAGCGCAAGCCCGCCACCTGGGTATTAACGTCGTCACGCTGCGTCGCGCCATCATTTTTGGCACGTCCCTGGTCGTGGCGGCTGGAGTGGCATTTTCCGGCATCATCGTCTTCATCGGCCTGGTCGTGCCGCACGCTGCACGACTGCTGCTGGGACCAGCGCATCGCACGCTGATTCCCGCATGCATCCTCGGCGGCGCGCTAGCCACAACGCTGGCCGACCTCGCGGCCCGCACCATGATCACCGGTGCGGACCTGCCGCTGGGAATGCTCACCTCGATCGTCGGTGGACCACTGTTCTTCTGGCTGCTCCTGCGTTCGAAGAGGGCGGTGCACTAA
- a CDS encoding heme ABC transporter ATP-binding protein: protein MEIHSGLGISAENVSITLDGHRILNDISVVAEPGKVTALVGPNGAGKSTLLAALSGDHELSGGDVRIGEHSITELSIADLARYRAVLVQSQELSVPFTSREVIDFGRNPWGGPNEELLEEVITECDVAHLLDREVPTLSGGERARVHSARVFYQDTPVVLLDEPTAALDLHHAEKIMGMMRARAAAGKAVVVVLHDLSAAAAYADHVVVVAQGRVVKQGPPAETLDAQTVSEVYGIGVEVLQDSAGNSVLVPQRASHNLSPQSPNLTEKEENHG from the coding sequence ATGGAAATTCACTCTGGCCTGGGTATTTCTGCCGAAAATGTCAGCATCACCCTGGACGGTCACCGCATTCTCAACGATATTTCCGTGGTCGCCGAGCCCGGAAAAGTCACCGCGCTGGTCGGCCCGAATGGTGCTGGAAAGTCGACACTGCTCGCAGCGCTTTCCGGCGACCATGAGCTGAGCGGCGGCGACGTCCGGATCGGCGAGCACTCCATTACCGAGCTCTCCATCGCCGACCTGGCCCGCTACCGCGCCGTCCTGGTACAGAGCCAAGAACTGTCCGTGCCATTCACCAGCCGCGAAGTCATCGACTTCGGACGCAACCCCTGGGGCGGCCCGAACGAAGAGCTGCTCGAGGAAGTCATCACCGAATGCGACGTCGCGCACCTCCTTGACCGGGAAGTCCCGACCCTCTCCGGCGGCGAGCGCGCCCGCGTCCACAGCGCCCGCGTGTTCTACCAGGACACTCCCGTCGTGCTTCTCGACGAACCGACCGCGGCCCTGGACCTCCACCACGCCGAAAAAATCATGGGAATGATGCGCGCCCGCGCGGCGGCGGGCAAAGCCGTGGTCGTGGTCCTGCACGATTTGTCCGCCGCAGCGGCGTATGCCGATCACGTTGTGGTGGTGGCGCAGGGGCGCGTCGTAAAGCAAGGCCCGCCTGCGGAAACCCTGGATGCACAGACCGTCAGCGAAGTCTACGGCATCGGTGTGGAAGTGCTTCAGGACTCCGCGGGCAACTCCGTGCTGGTGCCTCAGCGCGCGAGCCACAATCTCTCACCCCAGTCTCCGAACCTCACAGAGAAAGAAGAAAACCATGGTTGA